Proteins co-encoded in one Nitrospinota bacterium genomic window:
- the cdd gene encoding cytidine deaminase, with amino-acid sequence MVTDGELAGAAREAMKNAYAPYSGFRVGAAALTDSGRIYTGTNVENASYGLTICAERVAVFKAVSEGHSGITRVAVVSSSGEMTFPCGACRQVINEFAPAAQIITADSSGQVRRHNIETLLPNAFGPQNLKG; translated from the coding sequence ATGGTCACCGACGGCGAACTTGCCGGCGCCGCACGGGAAGCGATGAAAAACGCCTACGCGCCATACTCCGGATTCCGGGTGGGCGCGGCCGCGCTCACAGACAGCGGACGCATCTACACGGGAACGAACGTGGAGAACGCTTCGTACGGGCTTACTATATGCGCGGAACGTGTGGCCGTGTTCAAGGCCGTGTCCGAGGGGCACAGCGGCATCACCCGCGTGGCGGTGGTCTCATCATCCGGCGAAATGACGTTCCCTTGCGGGGCGTGCAGGCAGGTGATCAACGAGTTCGCCCCGGCGGCGCAAATAATAACGGCGGACTCCTCCGGGCAAGTCCGCCGTCACAATATTGAAACTTTGTTGCCAAACGCTTTCGGTCCGCAAAACCTTAAAGGCTGA